AGACATGCGGAAATTTTAACACACTTTTAGTATTCTTTTATTACCCTGTGAATCGCGGCGGTCAGCTGCTCGGCCATATTTTTCTTGAGGGCATCCGGAACGAGTGGCCGGGGACGCAGTCGGGTTTTGTTGTGCTTATTTTGCTCGTCCCAAAAAAGCAAATGCGGCGGCGCCTGCAAAACGTCTGCTATTTTCTGGATCAATTGTACGGACGGAAACTTACGTCCGTTTTCTATCTCGCCGATATAATTGAGCCCCATATTGCAGTTCAACGATAATTCGATCTGGGATAAATCCGCTTTTTGCCGCAAACTTCTTAGATTGTGAATAAAAACCTGCCGCAAATCCATAAGTAATTATATAGGCTATTAGCAAGTATATTGACAAATGGCTATCAAGAAGTATAATTGCTATTAGCAATGATGAGGTCTTATAGCCTGATCTAAAACAAGGGGGTATTTTTATGGCAAACGCAAGCAATTACAGTGACACTTATACCGGGA
This genomic window from Candidatus Margulisiibacteriota bacterium contains:
- a CDS encoding helix-turn-helix transcriptional regulator — its product is MDLRQVFIHNLRSLRQKADLSQIELSLNCNMGLNYIGEIENGRKFPSVQLIQKIADVLQAPPHLLFWDEQNKHNKTRLRPRPLVPDALKKNMAEQLTAAIHRVIKEY